A window from Methylococcus mesophilus encodes these proteins:
- the gcvPA gene encoding aminomethyl-transferring glycine dehydrogenase subunit GcvPA, translating to MPFIPHTETEVRDMLAAIGAGSIDELFAEIPPDLRCGELKDLPEALSEMEVCRLMEERAAENRSALCFAGAGAYEHYIPAAVWEIALRGEFYSAYTPYQAEASQGSLQVFYEYQSMMAGLMAMDVSNASLYDGASALGEAILMALRTNPDSRSCKILLPRSLNPVYKRVAQTLTRNQQVELVDLDYDRSLGRIAENALAAFEGEEFAAVVIPQPNYFGVLEEVDILADWAHRHGARSIAVVNPTAMALLKPPGEWGEHGADLACGEGQPLGIPLSAGGPYFGFLCSRQAFVHQLPGRLVGRTVDVDGREGFTLALQPREQHIRRGKATSNICTNQGLMVTAATLYMALMGPKGLRSVAAACHANASALLERLTRIDGVEPVFPAPFFHEAAIRLPRAADRVLAALAERGILGGHGLSADYPELGDALLICVTETRSPEDMDRYAATLAEVLKC from the coding sequence ATGCCATTCATCCCCCACACCGAAACGGAAGTCCGCGACATGCTCGCGGCCATCGGCGCCGGATCGATCGACGAGCTGTTCGCCGAAATCCCGCCGGACCTGCGCTGCGGCGAGCTGAAAGACCTGCCCGAGGCGCTGTCGGAAATGGAGGTCTGCCGGCTGATGGAGGAACGCGCGGCCGAGAACCGCAGCGCCCTCTGCTTCGCGGGCGCCGGCGCCTACGAGCACTACATTCCAGCGGCGGTGTGGGAGATCGCCCTGCGCGGCGAGTTTTACAGCGCCTACACGCCTTACCAGGCCGAAGCGAGCCAGGGCAGCCTGCAGGTCTTCTACGAATACCAGTCCATGATGGCGGGCCTGATGGCCATGGACGTCTCCAATGCCTCGCTCTACGACGGCGCCTCCGCGCTGGGCGAGGCGATCCTGATGGCGCTGCGCACGAACCCGGATTCCCGTTCGTGCAAGATCCTGCTGCCGCGAAGCCTCAATCCGGTCTACAAGCGCGTCGCCCAGACCCTCACCCGCAACCAGCAGGTCGAACTGGTCGATCTGGACTACGACCGGAGCTTGGGACGGATTGCCGAAAACGCACTGGCAGCCTTCGAGGGGGAAGAGTTCGCCGCCGTGGTCATTCCGCAGCCCAACTACTTCGGCGTGCTCGAAGAGGTGGACATCCTCGCCGACTGGGCCCACCGCCACGGCGCCCGCAGCATCGCCGTGGTCAACCCGACCGCCATGGCCCTGCTGAAACCGCCGGGAGAATGGGGCGAGCACGGCGCCGACCTTGCCTGCGGCGAAGGCCAGCCCCTGGGAATTCCGCTTTCCGCCGGGGGCCCTTACTTCGGATTCCTCTGCAGCCGCCAGGCCTTCGTCCACCAGCTTCCCGGACGCCTGGTCGGACGCACCGTCGATGTGGACGGCCGCGAGGGCTTCACCCTCGCGCTGCAACCCCGCGAGCAGCACATCCGCCGCGGCAAGGCGACCTCCAACATCTGCACCAACCAGGGACTGATGGTGACGGCGGCAACCCTCTATATGGCATTGATGGGCCCCAAAGGACTGCGCAGCGTCGCCGCCGCCTGCCACGCCAACGCCTCGGCGCTGCTCGAGCGGCTGACCCGCATCGACGGCGTCGAACCGGTCTTCCCGGCTCCGTTCTTCCACGAAGCCGCGATCCGCCTGCCTCGGGCGGCGGACCGTGTGCTGGCCGCTCTGGCCGAGCGAGGGATACTCGGCGGCCATGGTCTTTCGGCCGATTATCCCGAGCTCGGCGACGCCCTCCTGATTTGCGTCACCGAAACCCGCAGTCCGGAGGACATGGACCGCTATGCAGCCACGCTGGCGGAGGTACTCAAATGCTGA
- the gcvT gene encoding glycine cleavage system aminomethyltransferase GcvT produces the protein MGKHTALHEEHLALGARMTEFSGWDLPLHYGSQIAEHHAVRRAAGMFDVSHLGVVEVEGLQAAPFLRRILANDIARLAEPGRMLYACMLNQDGGIIDDLVAGIVDDRRFRLILNAGRREKDLSWLRRQATPFSATVTPRDDLAMIALQGPDSPRIADAVIAAGSSGLKPFTATQRGDRFIARTGYTGEDGFEIILPHAEAGSLWRQLLTAGVQPCGLGARDTLRLEAGMRLYGQDMDETVTPLACGLGWTVAWEPEERDFIGRAALERERIGGSPSKFVGLILEEAGILRSGQKVAVENVGEGIVTSGGFSPTLRRSIGLARVPAATGRECRVEIRGSLKRATVVKPRFVRHGKSLIDI, from the coding sequence ATGGGCAAACACACCGCACTCCACGAAGAACACCTGGCGCTGGGAGCCCGGATGACCGAGTTCTCGGGCTGGGACTTGCCGCTCCATTACGGCTCGCAGATCGCCGAACACCATGCCGTACGCCGCGCCGCCGGCATGTTCGACGTTTCCCATCTGGGCGTGGTCGAGGTCGAGGGACTTCAGGCCGCCCCGTTCCTGCGCCGAATCCTCGCCAACGACATCGCCAGGCTCGCCGAGCCGGGACGGATGCTCTACGCCTGCATGCTCAACCAGGACGGCGGCATCATCGACGACCTCGTCGCGGGCATCGTCGACGATCGGCGCTTCCGCCTCATTCTCAATGCCGGAAGACGGGAAAAAGACCTGAGCTGGCTTCGCCGTCAGGCCACCCCCTTTTCAGCGACCGTCACTCCCCGCGACGATTTGGCCATGATAGCCCTCCAAGGCCCGGACTCCCCCCGCATCGCCGACGCCGTGATCGCCGCCGGGAGCTCTGGACTGAAACCCTTCACCGCCACGCAGCGAGGCGACCGCTTCATCGCCCGTACCGGCTATACCGGCGAGGACGGCTTCGAAATCATCCTGCCCCACGCCGAAGCAGGCTCGCTGTGGCGCCAGCTTCTGACGGCCGGCGTCCAGCCCTGCGGACTCGGCGCCCGCGACACCCTTCGGCTGGAAGCCGGCATGCGCCTCTACGGGCAAGACATGGACGAGACGGTCACGCCCCTCGCCTGCGGCCTCGGCTGGACGGTTGCCTGGGAACCCGAAGAGCGCGATTTCATCGGCCGCGCAGCCCTGGAACGGGAACGCATCGGGGGCTCGCCTTCCAAATTCGTCGGATTGATCCTGGAGGAAGCGGGAATCCTTCGCAGCGGGCAGAAGGTGGCCGTCGAGAATGTGGGCGAAGGCATCGTGACCAGCGGCGGCTTCTCCCCCACGCTGCGGCGCTCGATCGGCCTGGCCCGGGTACCCGCGGCGACCGGGCGCGAGTGCCGGGTGGAAATCCGCGGCAGCCTCAAGCGCGCAACGGTCGTGAAACCTCGCTTCGTCCGCCACGGCAAATCGCTGATCGATATCTGA
- a CDS encoding carboxymuconolactone decarboxylase family protein encodes MGTGVPAGEGSSAEAPRTKSATQYGEIIMNKDRLPKNYVLLQKEHPGFIAAVERLGAVLREQGPIDDKTAHLVQLAAAVAIHSEGSVHSHVRRALAAGASREEINHAIILLTSTIGFPTVSAALSWAQDVFGEGKD; translated from the coding sequence ATGGGCACCGGCGTGCCGGCCGGGGAAGGATCGAGCGCCGAAGCGCCCCGAACGAAGTCCGCAACCCAATACGGGGAGATCATTATGAACAAAGACAGGCTTCCGAAGAATTATGTGCTGCTGCAAAAGGAACATCCGGGTTTCATTGCGGCCGTGGAGCGGCTGGGAGCGGTCTTGAGGGAGCAAGGTCCCATTGACGACAAGACGGCACACCTCGTCCAACTTGCGGCAGCCGTCGCGATACATTCGGAGGGCTCGGTTCACAGTCACGTAAGAAGAGCGTTGGCAGCGGGCGCCTCGCGCGAGGAAATCAACCATGCCATCATCTTGCTGACCAGTACGATAGGATTTCCGACCGTCAGCGCGGCGCTGAGTTGGGCTCAGGATGTCTTTGGCGAAGGCAAGGACTGA
- a CDS encoding DsrE family protein, with translation MKTLIISGSRGTDDPTMATLPFIAAKAAHEQGHDVILWLWNEAVTLARRGTADHVVGVNLTPLKDLLAAVQAAGIPIWVCGACAVARQVGEADLIGGAAIKGMPDYIATVLERDRNIAF, from the coding sequence ATGAAGACTTTGATCATTTCCGGCAGTCGGGGAACCGACGATCCGACGATGGCGACCCTTCCGTTCATTGCGGCCAAGGCGGCTCATGAACAAGGCCACGACGTGATCCTTTGGCTGTGGAACGAGGCCGTCACGCTGGCCCGCAGAGGAACCGCCGATCACGTCGTTGGCGTCAACCTGACGCCTCTCAAGGACCTGCTGGCCGCCGTTCAGGCGGCGGGAATTCCGATCTGGGTCTGCGGCGCCTGCGCGGTGGCGCGCCAGGTAGGCGAAGCCGATTTGATCGGCGGGGCGGCGATCAAGGGAATGCCCGACTACATCGCGACCGTGCTGGAACGCGACCGGAACATCGCGTTCTGA
- a CDS encoding proline dehydrogenase family protein, with protein sequence MEIVSNDLVVAKGLEIFRLMSSEPPAVFDRRFWEGKLMQAAMEHPELKLPLFHFIDVLPSLATSGQVVGHLKEYFLAGDTRLSGLPKFLISSAGAALPAGLAAGLLRRNVRRLAAGFIIGETPEAALGKLKALWSRGGAFTVDLLGEAAISESEADRYRDRYLRTIDVLAEELPGWPAHDAARERFFPRLNLSIKLSSLYSRIGPSNYEDSLLQVKTRLRPICRKLMRAGGQVFIDMETVSLKELTIEAFTSLLEEPEFQEWEHAGIALQAYLKSAEDDVRRLVHWARRRKRRIHIRLVKGAYWEYERAVAAQKGWPLPVFERKSDTDASYERCVGLLLAHHADVSLAAATHNVRSIAWTLAAAETLGVPPEHFEFQALYGMAGPVRQALQILGFPVREYVPIGELLPGMAYLVRRLLENTSNESFLRKTFAAGLAPEVLLADPRAEAGALEAPPPETNAFANEPPLDFPRRDNRETFAAAIRAVRDQMGRHVSIVYGGKEYTTTERLVSLNPAAPGEVVCTASALDRDMADRALAAARTAQADWGQRPPAERAELLFRAAAIARRRRFELAAWELLEVGKNRVEADADVCEAIDFLEYYGREMLRLGAPQKLGKVPGEENRYWYEPRGVGLVVAPWNFPIAISAGMVSAALVTGNAVLYKPSSLSPMSGRLVYEIFAAAGIPEGVLNFVPGSGSTVGDYLVQHPSTDFILFTGSLQVGLGIVEKAGRTGPGQAGPKKVVIETGGKNAIIVDADADLDQAVPGVIQSAFGFQGQKCSACSRVIVLRETYDRFCERLAEAVRDLPAGSPEDPKNFIGPVVDGAAQERILEYIELGKREGRVLAQAPVPADGYYAPPTVFADLPADSRILREEIFGPVLAVIRAENIGEAIAAANASAYALTGGLYSRSPGNVRKTARAFQAGNLYVNRPITGALVGRQPFGGFKMSGMGSKAGGPDYLQQFIVPRTLTENTLRRGFTPQDVS encoded by the coding sequence GTGGAAATCGTCAGCAACGATCTTGTCGTCGCCAAGGGACTGGAAATTTTCCGGCTGATGAGCTCCGAGCCGCCGGCGGTATTCGACCGGAGATTCTGGGAAGGGAAGCTCATGCAGGCGGCGATGGAACATCCGGAACTCAAACTTCCGCTGTTCCATTTCATCGACGTGCTGCCCAGCCTCGCGACGAGCGGGCAGGTAGTGGGGCATCTCAAGGAATATTTCCTGGCCGGGGACACAAGGCTCTCCGGCCTCCCCAAGTTCCTGATTTCCAGTGCCGGTGCCGCGCTCCCTGCGGGACTGGCTGCCGGCCTCCTGCGGCGGAATGTCCGCCGTCTGGCCGCCGGTTTCATCATCGGCGAAACCCCGGAGGCGGCGCTGGGGAAGCTGAAAGCCCTCTGGAGCCGGGGCGGCGCCTTCACCGTCGACCTGCTCGGTGAAGCCGCGATTTCCGAAAGCGAGGCCGACAGATACCGGGACCGATACCTCAGGACGATCGACGTCCTGGCGGAGGAACTGCCGGGCTGGCCGGCCCACGACGCCGCACGGGAGCGGTTTTTTCCGCGCCTCAATCTGTCGATCAAGCTCAGCTCGCTGTATTCCCGGATCGGTCCGTCGAATTACGAGGACAGCCTGCTGCAGGTCAAGACGAGGCTGCGCCCGATCTGCCGCAAGCTGATGCGGGCCGGCGGCCAGGTGTTCATCGACATGGAGACCGTGAGCCTCAAGGAACTCACCATCGAAGCGTTCACCAGCCTGCTGGAGGAACCGGAGTTCCAGGAATGGGAGCACGCGGGGATCGCCCTTCAGGCTTATTTGAAGAGCGCGGAGGACGACGTTCGGCGGCTCGTCCACTGGGCAAGACGGCGTAAACGCAGGATACACATCCGCTTGGTCAAAGGGGCCTACTGGGAGTACGAAAGAGCCGTCGCCGCCCAGAAAGGCTGGCCGCTGCCGGTGTTTGAGAGGAAATCGGATACCGACGCCAGCTATGAACGGTGCGTCGGGCTTCTGCTGGCCCATCACGCCGACGTCAGCCTGGCGGCGGCCACCCATAACGTACGTTCGATCGCCTGGACCCTGGCGGCGGCCGAAACGCTGGGCGTGCCGCCGGAGCACTTCGAATTCCAGGCGCTCTACGGCATGGCCGGTCCGGTCCGGCAGGCGCTCCAGATTCTGGGCTTTCCCGTCCGCGAATACGTGCCGATCGGCGAACTGTTGCCGGGCATGGCCTACCTGGTGCGCCGCCTGCTGGAAAACACCTCGAACGAAAGCTTCCTGCGCAAGACGTTCGCCGCCGGTTTGGCACCGGAGGTTCTGCTGGCGGATCCCCGGGCCGAGGCCGGCGCGCTCGAGGCCCCTCCCCCGGAAACCAACGCCTTCGCCAATGAACCGCCGCTGGACTTTCCCCGGCGGGACAATCGGGAGACGTTTGCGGCAGCGATCCGGGCGGTGCGAGACCAAATGGGCCGGCATGTCTCCATCGTGTACGGCGGCAAGGAATACACGACCACCGAGCGCCTGGTGTCGCTGAATCCGGCGGCTCCCGGCGAGGTGGTCTGCACGGCTTCCGCCCTCGACCGCGACATGGCCGACCGGGCGCTGGCGGCGGCACGGACCGCCCAGGCGGACTGGGGGCAACGCCCTCCCGCGGAGCGCGCCGAACTCCTTTTCCGGGCGGCGGCCATCGCCCGGCGAAGACGTTTCGAGCTGGCGGCCTGGGAACTGCTGGAAGTCGGCAAGAACCGGGTGGAGGCCGATGCGGACGTCTGCGAGGCGATCGATTTTCTCGAGTATTACGGCCGCGAAATGCTCCGCCTGGGCGCACCGCAGAAGCTGGGCAAGGTTCCCGGCGAGGAGAACCGCTACTGGTACGAACCCCGCGGCGTCGGGCTGGTCGTCGCTCCTTGGAACTTTCCCATCGCCATTTCTGCGGGAATGGTCTCTGCCGCCCTCGTCACCGGCAACGCCGTGCTCTACAAGCCGTCCAGCCTGTCGCCGATGTCGGGGCGGCTGGTGTACGAGATATTCGCCGCGGCGGGAATACCTGAAGGCGTCCTCAACTTTGTTCCCGGCTCGGGCTCCACCGTGGGCGATTACCTGGTGCAACACCCTTCGACCGATTTCATTCTCTTTACCGGCTCGCTCCAGGTGGGCCTGGGAATCGTGGAAAAAGCCGGCAGGACCGGGCCCGGCCAGGCGGGGCCGAAAAAGGTGGTGATCGAAACCGGCGGCAAGAACGCCATCATCGTCGATGCGGACGCGGACCTCGACCAGGCGGTGCCCGGCGTCATCCAGTCCGCCTTCGGTTTCCAGGGACAGAAATGCTCGGCCTGCTCGCGGGTGATCGTGTTGCGGGAGACCTACGATCGCTTCTGCGAACGCTTGGCCGAAGCGGTGAGGGACCTGCCTGCCGGCAGCCCCGAGGACCCGAAGAACTTCATCGGCCCGGTGGTGGATGGTGCGGCACAGGAAAGAATTCTCGAATACATCGAACTCGGGAAACGGGAAGGCCGCGTGCTGGCCCAGGCACCCGTCCCCGCCGATGGATACTACGCGCCTCCCACCGTCTTCGCCGATCTGCCGGCGGATTCCAGAATCCTTCGCGAGGAAATCTTCGGGCCCGTGCTCGCCGTGATCAGGGCCGAGAACATCGGCGAAGCCATCGCTGCCGCCAATGCCTCGGCCTATGCCCTGACCGGAGGCCTGTACTCGCGCAGCCCCGGCAACGTCCGGAAAACGGCCCGGGCTTTCCAGGCCGGCAACCTCTACGTCAACCGCCCCATCACCGGAGCCCTGGTCGGCCGGCAGCCCTTCGGCGGGTTCAAGATGTCGGGGATGGGCTCGAAGGCCGGCGGCCCGGATTATCTGCAACAGTTCATAGTGCCGAGAACGCTGACCGAAAACACCTTGCGCCGCGGCTTCACGCCGCAGGACGTGTCCTAG
- a CDS encoding EVE domain-containing protein produces the protein MRYWLMKTEPGEFGIDDLAARPGQIEHWDGVRNYQARNMMRDEMKEGDGVLFYHSNCDVPGVVGIAEIAREAYPDFTAFDPDNKHYDPASKPDDPRWFMVDVRFVRKLRRTIALSELRDRPELEGLALVRKANRLSVMPVGPDQWNFILSLE, from the coding sequence ATGCGCTACTGGCTGATGAAAACCGAGCCCGGCGAGTTCGGGATCGACGATCTGGCGGCACGTCCGGGCCAGATCGAACACTGGGATGGGGTCCGCAACTACCAGGCCCGCAACATGATGCGGGACGAAATGAAAGAAGGGGACGGCGTGCTGTTCTACCACTCGAACTGCGACGTGCCGGGCGTGGTCGGCATCGCCGAAATCGCGCGGGAAGCCTATCCGGACTTCACGGCCTTTGACCCCGACAACAAGCACTACGATCCCGCCAGCAAGCCGGACGATCCGCGCTGGTTCATGGTGGACGTCCGCTTCGTGCGCAAGCTCCGCCGCACCATCGCCCTGAGCGAATTGAGGGACCGGCCGGAGCTGGAAGGACTGGCGCTGGTGCGCAAGGCCAACCGGCTGTCGGTGATGCCGGTCGGCCCGGATCAGTGGAACTTCATCCTGTCCCTGGAGTAA